The DNA sequence CCTCCCGAATGCCAAAAAAGAGGCGGATGGGATCTGCCTTATCCACATAGCATTTTTCCTTGTTTTGGAAGAGCACAAAGCTGGAATAGCACAACAATTCGGTCGAGGAAGCCATATGGTTCCTCAACCGCTTTGTCCCCTTTAAAAAAGCTGTCACCACCCCCTGCTCAGGGGTGAGGAGTGTGAGCAGCGTATCCTCCTCCAACAGCTTGCGCCGATGCAGGACTACGGCGTTGGTCGTGATCTGTGCCAGTGGTTCCCTCGCCTTCCGAAACAGCGTTTACAGCGTTTTCTTTACAATATAGAAGGTAATCTTCTATTTTTCCCGACCGCATAAAGCCTTCCCACAGTGATTGCCCACGGAGCATATGATTCACTTCCTTTGGATGTACTTTTTAATCCCCAACAACCCAATTCAGATTGAGGGAGCAGTAAAAATTGTCTCCAAGGCGGGAGAACTTATGAGCGGTAATAATTGATACTTGACAAACCTGTGATCCTGTGAATCGGCCTTATTCCCTTTACGTAAAAGCTTTTTATGGGAATACCCCGAATCAGTTAAAGCCGAAATTGCGCATAAGACCTTCCCGGTTGCGCCAATCTTCCTTAACCTTAACCCAGCACTGTAAATTGACCTTGCAGGCCAAAAAGTGTTCCAGTTCCTGCCGGGCCTGTGAGGCGATTTTTTTCAGCATCTCGCCGTTTTTACCAATGATCATGCCTTTATGGGAATCTTTTTCGCAATAGATGATCGCCTGAATATCCACCACATCACCGTTTGGGCGTTCCTTCATTTCTTCAATGGTAACAGCTGTGCCGTGGGGAATTTCCTCCCGGAGGTTGCGCAGCAGCTTTTCCCGCAGGATTTCCCCGGCGATTACCCTCTCGGGCTGATCGGTGTAGCTGTCATCGTCAAAATAATGGGGGCCGGGCTGCAAATAACCCGAAAGCAAGCCCAGCAGAACCTCTACGCCTTCACCCCGCAAAGCACTGACCGGCACAATGTGGTCGAAATCAAACAGGGTGGAAAAAGCCTGTATCTTGGGCATCATCTCTTCCTTGGCTGCAAGGGTATCGATTTTATTAAAGGCCAGAATGGCAGGAATCTTTTTTGCCTTAAAGTTTTCGATCAGATCCCGCTCTGCCTGCTGAATGGGGCCGGTGGGCTCGGTAACCAGTATGGCACCATCTACGTCGCCGATGCTGTCCTCAATTTGGCGCACCATATATTCACTGAGCTTAGTGCGGGGGCGGTGAAGACCGGGTGTATCGATAAACACCATCTGATCTTCCCCATTGGTGAGCACACCGGTGATACGGGTGCGGGTGGTCTGGGGCTTGGGGGAAACAATGGCTACCTTCTCGCCAATAAAAGCATTGAGGAGGGAGGATTTTCCCACATTAGGCCGGCCGACAATGGCCACAAAGCCGGATCTTGTATTCATATTGTGTTCCTTCCGTATCCGCCTGCGGAAAAGCTTTTCCACAGCGGGTCACTGTTAAAAGGCGCCGAAAGCTATCCCTTCAGCGTCGTTGGTTCTTCTTCCCCGAGTCATCCCGGAGCGGCACGACAAAAATCAAAACAAAAAGCAAGGCCGCCGCTGCCACCGCTGCCAGGGGACGGCTCAAAATATCTTTAAGGATTCTTTCCAATATCAGCTTGTCCCAAAACAGAGCAAATCCCGTCGCCACGCTGGAAAAAACCGCCACCAGCACCGCCCCGGCCGCCACATCCTTGGAGATGCGGGCCAGATAGTGAAAGGCAGGGGATTCCAAATCCACTGCTTTTTCAATGGCTGTGTTGATCATTTCAGCGGTGAGCACCAGCCCCATAGCCAAAAACAGCAGGGCATACTGGGTGGAAGAAAAGCTATAATAACGGGAAAAATACAGCAGAAGCACCGCCGCCGCTGTATGGATACGCATATTTCGTTCCCTTGCCAGTGCGCTTCCGAGACCATGGAAGGCACAGCCAAAGGATTGCAGAAGATTTCGGTTGGAGCGCTTATTCATCGCTGACGTAGCTGGCATCCCGGCGCAAACCCAGCCGAGTAAGCACCTGCTCTTCCTTTTCCCGCATACGAACAGCGTCAATGCCGCCCGCCTCGTGATCATAGCCCAGAAGATGCAGCATGGAATGCACAGTGAGATACGCCACCTCCCGCTGAAGGGTGTGGCCAAAGCGCCCTGCCTGCTCCACAGCCGTGGGCATGGAGATCACAATATCCCCCAGCATATAAGCGTTTGTCTCCCGATTCAGATCGTATTTGCCATCCACCCCCAAAGGGAAAGAAAGCACATCGGTGGATTTATCCTTATGGCGGTATTCCTGATTGAGCTGGCGAATTTGGTTGTTATCCAAAAAGCTGACACTCACCTCATATGAACCTTCCATTTCTTCCATTGTCAACACAGCGTGGCAGCATTTGCGAATCAGCAAACGAATGCCCGTGGGTATCTTCACTTCTTTTTGTCGATTGGTGATCATTACTTTTAATTTATCCATGGCTACCTGCTCCTTCGACCCTCCTCATGATACTGATCATAGGCCTTTATAATTTGTTGAATAAGTTTGTGGCGAACCACATCCTTTTGTGTAAAGCGAATAACAGAAATATCCTCCACCTTTTGGAGAACCCGAGTGGCCTCCAACAGCCCCGAGCGCTTGGGATCGGGCAGATCGATCTGGGTGATATCGCCGTTGATCACCATTTGGGAGTTAAAGCCCAAACGGGTGAGGAACATCTTCATCTGCTCGCCGGTGGTGTTTTGGGCTTCATCCAGAATTACGAAGGAATCATCCAGTGTCCGGCCCCGCATATAGGCCAGCGGTGCCACCTCGATGTTGCCCCTCTCTTGATATTTGGGGAAGTTTTCCGCCCCCAGCATATCAAACAAGGCATCGTAGAGAGGCCGCAGATAAGGATCAACCTTGTTTTGCAGGTCACCGGGCAGAAAACCCAGCTTTTCCCCGGCCTCCACCGCCGGGCGGGTGAGCACAATCCGATTCACCTGATGGTTCCGGAAGGCCTGCACCGCCATGGCCACCGCCAGAT is a window from the Oscillospiraceae bacterium MB08-C2-2 genome containing:
- the era gene encoding GTPase Era, coding for MNTRSGFVAIVGRPNVGKSSLLNAFIGEKVAIVSPKPQTTRTRITGVLTNGEDQMVFIDTPGLHRPRTKLSEYMVRQIEDSIGDVDGAILVTEPTGPIQQAERDLIENFKAKKIPAILAFNKIDTLAAKEEMMPKIQAFSTLFDFDHIVPVSALRGEGVEVLLGLLSGYLQPGPHYFDDDSYTDQPERVIAGEILREKLLRNLREEIPHGTAVTIEEMKERPNGDVVDIQAIIYCEKDSHKGMIIGKNGEMLKKIASQARQELEHFLACKVNLQCWVKVKEDWRNREGLMRNFGFN
- a CDS encoding diacylglycerol kinase family protein; protein product: MPATSAMNKRSNRNLLQSFGCAFHGLGSALARERNMRIHTAAAVLLLYFSRYYSFSSTQYALLFLAMGLVLTAEMINTAIEKAVDLESPAFHYLARISKDVAAGAVLVAVFSSVATGFALFWDKLILERILKDILSRPLAAVAAAALLFVLIFVVPLRDDSGKKNQRR
- the ybeY gene encoding rRNA maturation RNase YbeY: MDKLKVMITNRQKEVKIPTGIRLLIRKCCHAVLTMEEMEGSYEVSVSFLDNNQIRQLNQEYRHKDKSTDVLSFPLGVDGKYDLNRETNAYMLGDIVISMPTAVEQAGRFGHTLQREVAYLTVHSMLHLLGYDHEAGGIDAVRMREKEEQVLTRLGLRRDASYVSDE
- a CDS encoding PhoH family protein, which produces MIEQLISIDRMEHAAALFGNFDQNIELIKKHFHVDILSRGSDLKITGEMENVYLAAKAIQALLTLLNSGESLTEQTVGYVITLAEEGTEENVESLVSDVVCVTAKGRPIKAKTLGQKAYVDAMRSSTITFGVGPAGTGKTYLAVAMAVQAFRNHQVNRIVLTRPAVEAGEKLGFLPGDLQNKVDPYLRPLYDALFDMLGAENFPKYQERGNIEVAPLAYMRGRTLDDSFVILDEAQNTTGEQMKMFLTRLGFNSQMVINGDITQIDLPDPKRSGLLEATRVLQKVEDISVIRFTQKDVVRHKLIQQIIKAYDQYHEEGRRSR